A stretch of Solenopsis invicta isolate M01_SB chromosome 9, UNIL_Sinv_3.0, whole genome shotgun sequence DNA encodes these proteins:
- the LOC105192808 gene encoding dnaJ homolog subfamily B member 13 produces the protein MVFQASKSDLNINASPDKCVCTQRGVDYYKVLSLGSNCGDAEIKEAYRRCAVRYNPERQKNGGAEAIFALAAEAYDVLSDPLRRAVYDQYGEEGLKNGVPRPEGFAKPYVYHGEPMRTFRWKQEPLSSHRSLTLIIREFFATENPYDDLLNILTEPQPLLEFPEGRGIKRKEEPLIKTLFLTLSEVFFGGIKKMKIQKLVLVGDDKSTTLSMEKILTIPIKPGIPAGTRIVFPEEGDQGPTKIPADVIFVTEDRPHETFRREGSDLHTTVDIFLKEALTGTMITLNTIDDRTLRIPITSIVTPDYVKRVPGEGMPIPANPKQKGNLILKFNIEFPVYLPLSNKHCIKKAFEVSCYTGVENAEYVHRLILANKMRRNVDDDVPLRRGANDRLKFICET, from the exons ATGGTTTTTCAAGCTTCGAAGAGTGATCTGAATATAAATGCATCGCCCGACAAATGCGTCTGCACCCAACGTGGCGTagattattataaagttttgtCTTTAGGATCGAATTGTGGCGATGCGGAAATCAAGGAAGC ATACCGACGATGCGCCGTACGATACAACCCTGAGCGGCAAAAGAACGGAGGTGCCGAGGCGATTTTCGCCTTAGCAGCTGAAGCGTACGACGTGCTCTCGGATCCTCTTAGAAGGGCCGTATATGATCAATACGGTGAAGAGGGTCTTAAAAATGGTGTGCCGAGACCAGAAGGATTTGCGAAACCTTACGTCTATCACGGCGAGCCGATGCGGACTTTTAGGTGGAAGCAAGAGCCATTGAGCTCTCACCGTT CATTGACTTTGATTATTAGAGAATTCTTTGCGACTGAAAATCCGTACGACGATCTCCTAAATATTCTAACGGAGCCTCAACCTCTACTTGAATTTCCCGAGGGTCGGGGTATAAAACGAAAGGAGGAACCCTTGATTAAAACCCTGTTTCTAACTCTCTCGGAA GTATTTTTCGGcgggataaaaaaaatgaaaattcagAAGTTGGTCTTAGTCGGTGACGATAAGTCGACGACGTTGTCGATGGAGAAGATCTTGACGATACCCATTAAGCCAGGAATCCCAGCAGGTACCAGAATAGTATTTCCAGAAGAGGGTGATCAAGGCCCCACGAAGATACCGG CGGATGTTATCTTCGTCACGGAGGATCGGCCTCACGAAACGTTCCGGCGAGAGGGCTCGGACTTGCACACGACGGTCGATATCTTTCTGAAGGAGGCGCTGACCGGAACGATGATCACGCTCAACACCATCGACGACAGAACTCTTCGGATTCCAATAACGTCGATCGTTAC TCCAGATTACGTCAAGCGCGTGCCGGGTGAGGGGATGCCAATTCCCGCTAATCCGAAGCAAAAGGGCAATCTAATACTCAAGTTCAACATCGAGTTTCCAGTTTATTTGCCGTTGTCCAATAAGCACTGTATTAAGAAAGCCTTCGAAGTATCTTGTTATACGGGCGTTGAGAATGCCGAGTACGTTCATCGCCTCATATTGGCCAACAAGATGCGCAGAAATGTCGACGATGACGTTCCACTCCGGCGTGGCGCGAACGATCGATTGAAATTCATATGTGAAACGTGA
- the LOC120358619 gene encoding uncharacterized protein LOC120358619, with product MKYQYSYRRMILIIRFCICLEEMDEICEEKMCIRDSIDGGKVIVVVSPADAKPLASSEQLKNKKLNRNSMSLLDVISSMHSFVEKNFDNDDKENVAIKRDPDESKQSRGKREVDKIFPQQQRQTLANRSPRRKSTGVPTLLCIDGNRLVDAAVTGVKRKIPRPANAFMLFANEWRRKLAAENPRESNKDISVRLVKLSFKRNIHFC from the coding sequence atgaaatatcaaTATTCTTACAGAagaatgattttaattatacgtTTTTGTATATGTTTAGAGGAAATGGATGAAATTTGCGAGGAAAAAATGTGCATTCGAGACAGCATCGACGGTGGAAAGGTCATCGTCGTGGTATCACCAGCAGACGCAAAACCACTCGCTTCCAGCGAACAGTTAAAGAATAAGAAGCTCAATAGAAACAGCATGAGTCTTCTGGATGTTATCTCTTCTATGCATTCTTTCGTAGAGAAGAATTTCGATAACGACGATAAAGAGAATGTGGCGATAAAACGCGATCCCGATGAATCGAAGCAATCACGTGGTAAGCGAGAGGTGGACAAGATTTTTCCTCAGCAACAGCGGCAGACGCTGGCAAATCGATCGCCGAGACGCAAAAGCACCGGTGTGCCGACGTTGTTGTGCATCGATGGCAACAGACTTGTGGATGCAGCGGTGACTGGAGTTAAACGCAAGATTCCGAGGCCGGCAAATGCTTTCATGCTGTTCGCCAATGAGTGGCGAAGGAAACTCGCTGCGGAGAATCCTCGAGAATCGAACAAGGATATCAGTGTCAGGCTAGTAAAGCTCtcttttaaaagaaacattcatttctGTTGA
- the LOC105192801 gene encoding uncharacterized protein LOC105192801 isoform X2, producing the protein MDCCNYIEAYAAGGHFYQQQQQQYFCYDNGSVAYTGYDAAPISNAIDISARYNGTIPPTYPTDYVYNPKEARLRKAMREQTRELSRRSILQNAIATANARTAAIGGVSSAVSASMAGGFLNQHHRFDCTPMPMGPSVSPHQTAEPWFQAAHRLKPAHSPRIGDWYGNVCGDPIERLQAMGAMHQHQQQQRDLEKPIKDQRSQAAECAATSFSNGYSPDIAAAEREIRRQEPTEYADFVDQKWHPYQNSASPHPLPRTPHPSAQMGGVLHPSVQNTNAHGHGPWGQFCHGMLPHVPSVARNAAIRGPRHAVFLRDRTPTRHCAFLEDAPQMNYAPSKLSIDSIRASYPPPEHQMPRLLGSAVDSVIDSTTTTTTTTTTMNRREEDGGTRWKPNSTGMSLELVPTSTPQEGTVSREKERESRHSSERFELKKKPVSKQPLPGFHQAFGSTEIGRFSRSEFFVNMVGENSSGGSITADDGDGADGGDDGDVSREHSLSETIENTATATAVATAAATAATAATAATAAAAATVAVTTTGACRIFDASEDNQTTFAAGAYCGESAAPRWHSPHVGVIGSEI; encoded by the exons ATGGACTGCTGCAATTACATCGAGGCTTACGCGGCAGGTGGTCATTTTtatcagcagcagcagcagcagtactTTTGTTACGACAACGGTAGCGTAGCGTACACCGGCTACGACGCAGCGCCGATCTCTAATGCGATCGACATTAGTGCTCGATACAATGGAACGATACCACCTACGTATCCGACAG ATTACGTGTATAATCCGAAGGAGGCGAGGCTGCGGAAGGCCATGCGCGAGCAGACTCGCGAGCTGTCACGGCGGTCGATCTTGCAAAACGCGATCGCGACCGCAAACGCGCGCACGGCCGCGATTGGCGGCGTCAGCTCGGCCGTTTCCGCGTCTATGGCCGGCGGCTTCTTGAATCAGCATCACCGTTTCGATTGCACGCCGATGCCCATGGGTCCAAGCGTGAGCCCTCATCAGACGGCCGAGCCCTGGTTCCAGGCCGCGCATCGCTTGAAACCCGCGCACTCACCGCGAATTGGCGATTGGTACGGAAATGTATGCGGCGACCCGATCGAGAGGCTGCAGGCGATGGGAGCGATGCATCAGCACCAACAGCAGCAACGCGACCTTGAAAAGCCCATCAAAGACCAAAGGAGCCAAGCAGCGGAGTGTGCCGCTACGTCGTTCTCTAACGGTTACTCACCGGACATCGCGGCCGCGGAGAGAGAGATCCGTCGCCAAGAACCCACGGAATACGCAGACTTCGTCGACCAGAAATGGCACCCTTATCAG AACAGCGCGAGTCCTCATCCACTTCCGAGAACGCCTCATCCATCAGCGCAAATGGGTGGTGTTCTTCACCCAAGTGTCCAGAATACAAACGCGCATGGACACGGTCCATGGGGCCAATTTTGTCACGGTATGCTACCAC ACGTTCCAAGTGTAGCTCGCAACGCGGCGATTCGGGGCCCGCGGCATGCAGTTTTCCTGCGGGACCGCACTCCAACTAGGCACTGTGCATTTTTGGAGGACGCGCCGCAGATGAATTATGCGCCGAGCAAGTTGAGCATTGATAGCATTCGCGCCTCTTATCCGCCACCGGAGCATCAG ATGCCAAGGTTGCTGGGATCAGCGGTGGATTCCGTCATAgactcgacgacgacgacgacgacgacgacgacgacgatgaatCGACGCGAGGAAGACGGCGGGACCAGATGGAAGCCAAACAGCACTGGGATGTCCCTCGAACTAGTGCCAACCTCCACG CCGCAGGAAGGCACGGTTTCTCGCGAGAAGGAGCGCGAGTCCCGGCACTCGAGCGAGCGATTCGAGCTGAAGAAGAAGCCCGTCTCGAAGCAGCCGCTTCCGGGTTTCCATCAGGCCTTTGGCTCCACGGAGATCGGCAGGTTCTCCAGGTCCGAGTTCTTCGTAAATATGGTGGGCGAGAACAGCAGCGGCGGCAGCATTACTGCGGACGATGGCGACGGCGCCGatggcggcgacgacggcgacgtaaGTAGGGAACATTCCCTGTCGGAAACGATAGAGAACACCGCCACGGCGACGGCTGTGGCGACCGCtgccgcgacggccgcgaccgcAGCCACAGCGGCGACCGCTGCCGCAGCGGCGACCGTCGCCGTCACCACGACCGGCGCGTGCAGAATTTTCGACGCTTCCGAGGACAACCAGACCACATTCGCCGCCG GCGCGTACTGCGGAGAATCAGCGGCGCCGCGCTGGCACAGTCCACACGTAGGTGTTATAGGTAGCGAAATTTAA
- the LOC105192801 gene encoding uncharacterized protein LOC105192801 isoform X1, protein MDCCNYIEAYAAGGHFYQQQQQQYFCYDNGSVAYTGYDAAPISNAIDISARYNGTIPPTYPTDYVYNPKEARLRKAMREQTRELSRRSILQNAIATANARTAAIGGVSSAVSASMAGGFLNQHHRFDCTPMPMGPSVSPHQTAEPWFQAAHRLKPAHSPRIGDWYGNVCGDPIERLQAMGAMHQHQQQQRDLEKPIKDQRSQAAECAATSFSNGYSPDIAAAEREIRRQEPTEYADFVDQKWHPYQNSASPHPLPRTPHPSAQMGGVLHPSVQNTNAHGHGPWGQFCHGMLPHVPSVARNAAIRGPRHAVFLRDRTPTRHCAFLEDAPQMNYAPSKLSIDSIRASYPPPEHQMPRLLGSAVDSVIDSTTTTTTTTTTMNRREEDGGTRWKPNSTGMSLELVPTSTPQEGTVSREKERESRHSSERFELKKKPVSKQPLPGFHQAFGSTEIGRFSRSEFFVNMVGENSSGGSITADDGDGADGGDDGDVSREHSLSETIENTATATAVATAAATAATAATAATAAAAATVAVTTTGACRIFDASEDNQTTFAAAVTTTPSARRRRSAARTAENQRRRAGTVHT, encoded by the exons ATGGACTGCTGCAATTACATCGAGGCTTACGCGGCAGGTGGTCATTTTtatcagcagcagcagcagcagtactTTTGTTACGACAACGGTAGCGTAGCGTACACCGGCTACGACGCAGCGCCGATCTCTAATGCGATCGACATTAGTGCTCGATACAATGGAACGATACCACCTACGTATCCGACAG ATTACGTGTATAATCCGAAGGAGGCGAGGCTGCGGAAGGCCATGCGCGAGCAGACTCGCGAGCTGTCACGGCGGTCGATCTTGCAAAACGCGATCGCGACCGCAAACGCGCGCACGGCCGCGATTGGCGGCGTCAGCTCGGCCGTTTCCGCGTCTATGGCCGGCGGCTTCTTGAATCAGCATCACCGTTTCGATTGCACGCCGATGCCCATGGGTCCAAGCGTGAGCCCTCATCAGACGGCCGAGCCCTGGTTCCAGGCCGCGCATCGCTTGAAACCCGCGCACTCACCGCGAATTGGCGATTGGTACGGAAATGTATGCGGCGACCCGATCGAGAGGCTGCAGGCGATGGGAGCGATGCATCAGCACCAACAGCAGCAACGCGACCTTGAAAAGCCCATCAAAGACCAAAGGAGCCAAGCAGCGGAGTGTGCCGCTACGTCGTTCTCTAACGGTTACTCACCGGACATCGCGGCCGCGGAGAGAGAGATCCGTCGCCAAGAACCCACGGAATACGCAGACTTCGTCGACCAGAAATGGCACCCTTATCAG AACAGCGCGAGTCCTCATCCACTTCCGAGAACGCCTCATCCATCAGCGCAAATGGGTGGTGTTCTTCACCCAAGTGTCCAGAATACAAACGCGCATGGACACGGTCCATGGGGCCAATTTTGTCACGGTATGCTACCAC ACGTTCCAAGTGTAGCTCGCAACGCGGCGATTCGGGGCCCGCGGCATGCAGTTTTCCTGCGGGACCGCACTCCAACTAGGCACTGTGCATTTTTGGAGGACGCGCCGCAGATGAATTATGCGCCGAGCAAGTTGAGCATTGATAGCATTCGCGCCTCTTATCCGCCACCGGAGCATCAG ATGCCAAGGTTGCTGGGATCAGCGGTGGATTCCGTCATAgactcgacgacgacgacgacgacgacgacgacgacgatgaatCGACGCGAGGAAGACGGCGGGACCAGATGGAAGCCAAACAGCACTGGGATGTCCCTCGAACTAGTGCCAACCTCCACG CCGCAGGAAGGCACGGTTTCTCGCGAGAAGGAGCGCGAGTCCCGGCACTCGAGCGAGCGATTCGAGCTGAAGAAGAAGCCCGTCTCGAAGCAGCCGCTTCCGGGTTTCCATCAGGCCTTTGGCTCCACGGAGATCGGCAGGTTCTCCAGGTCCGAGTTCTTCGTAAATATGGTGGGCGAGAACAGCAGCGGCGGCAGCATTACTGCGGACGATGGCGACGGCGCCGatggcggcgacgacggcgacgtaaGTAGGGAACATTCCCTGTCGGAAACGATAGAGAACACCGCCACGGCGACGGCTGTGGCGACCGCtgccgcgacggccgcgaccgcAGCCACAGCGGCGACCGCTGCCGCAGCGGCGACCGTCGCCGTCACCACGACCGGCGCGTGCAGAATTTTCGACGCTTCCGAGGACAACCAGACCACATTCGCCGCCGCCGTGACGACGACGCCGTCGGCGCGCCGTCGTCGATCGGCAGCGCGTACTGCGGAGAATCAGCGGCGCCGCGCTGGCACAGTCCACACGTAG